Below is a window of Christensenella minuta DNA.
GTCTTAAAACCGCTCCACAGGATCTGGCTCATGAGTGACGTATTGAGTTCGTCCATGGAGATCAGCACATCGATCACCTTGCGGTCGATCAAAAAGCTGTCAAAGCCCCCTTTCGGCATGTTGGGCAAAGCGTATTTTCGCATCATAGACGCATAACGGTTGGAGAAAAAACGCTGCGCCGCCGGTTCGTTCCGGTCTTTCCGCACTGCCAGCACCACATCATTGCCCTCATCATATTTCTTCAGCAAATTTAGGATCAGTTCCGCAGGTTCCTGCGCGTCTGCCGATTTTTTAACGGCGCAATCCCCCGTACATACGTTAAGGCCGGCCAGAAGCGCCGCATGTTCGCCGAAATTCCGCGAAAGCTTTACCAGCGTCATATGTTTGTCCTGCGCGGCCAATTCTTCCATAACTCCATAGGAACCGTCTCCCGAGCCATCGTCAACCATAATGATTTCATATTCACAGGGCAGGACGCCAAGGACCTTTTCCTTAAGCCCGGCATACATGTCCTTCAAATTTTCTTCATTGTAATAAACCGGAATAATAATTGATAACTTTTTCATAAAGCATTTTTTTCGCTTTTCCGGGCAACACAAAAAGCCCAAACTTCCCCCGTTTCGCATTAATTTCAAATAAATCTTTTCTGTCGGGCCTTACCGCAATCCCCTTAACCCGTTTCTATTCTACCGCATTTCAGCGGCAAAAAGGAGCCTTAGTATCTACTTTAATAAAAATTTAACAAATCGGCCCTTTCTATTTCCTATTGATTTTTACCCTGTTTATATTTTGGTGAAACCGGGAGCGGAGTTCCCGGAAACAAAAAGCCGGAAAGCACGCGCTCTTTCCGGCCTTCCTCCGCTATTTCCCGGCGACCGCACGGGTGATCTGGTCGTAGACCCACCCCTTCTCTTTACTTTGATGGGGCAGCTGCTGCCAATATTTTTCCATCATGGAATAAAAAGTGTTGACCGATAAAAATTCATCCGTCAAAACGCGGACCGTTGTGTCTGCCGCCTGGGAGAAATAGGCGATGGCGTTTTCTTTGACCCACAAATTGACTTCGGGCAAAAACGGTTCCGTACCATAGGGCAGCAAGGCCACTTCCACATTGGGATCGTTTTTCGTCTCGTCGATAAAAAGTTTGATTTCACGCGCGATATTCGTGCTCGAAATTTCTGCTTTTCTTCCAAGAAGAGAAGAAAAAACCGGTATTTCAAGTTTATGCGCAGGGAGCAGCGAATGGATGTATTCCATGCTGAAAATAACGCGGCTGAAATGGCGCTCCGATAAAAATTTCTTTGAATTGGCGTTGCAGGTCCTGTAAAACCGCATGATTTTGCGTTCCTCCGCCGCAGTGAGCTGCATCTCGAAAATAACATTTTCAATCGTCTCCCTGCTGATTGAAATAAACGGGGAGGACGCGACATTTACATATTGGTTCATATCTTTTTTAAGGAATTCAGCAATCTCATTTTCCTTGAAATCGTCGCACAGGTCCTTGTGGAAAAGCTGCTTCATCAGCGGCTTAAATCCTTTCATATGGTTCTCCAAATAGGAATCAAACTGCGCCACCG
It encodes the following:
- a CDS encoding glycosyltransferase family 2 protein, with translation MKKLSIIIPVYYNEENLKDMYAGLKEKVLGVLPCEYEIIMVDDGSGDGSYGVMEELAAQDKHMTLVKLSRNFGEHAALLAGLNVCTGDCAVKKSADAQEPAELILNLLKKYDEGNDVVLAVRKDRNEPAAQRFFSNRYASMMRKYALPNMPKGGFDSFLIDRKVIDVLISMDELNTSLMSQILWSGFKTAQVGYTRLERKAGKSRWSLSKKIKLTADSLLGFSTVPVKAIGIVGSISFAASLVWLACYLIYCFAVKTPLETLTVVVLLLFLLFGMAMMAISILGAYLWRTFDAARNRPVFIIEKVKRHE